The DNA segment GATCGCAACGTGCTACACGAGCTGCTATCCGAACGCCGGTCTGCCGAACGAGTTCGGCGAGTACGACGACACGCCGGCCAACATGGCGCGGGTGCTCGGGGGTTTCGCCGGCAGCGGTTGGCTGAATTTGATCGGCGGGTGCTGCGGCACGTCGCCGGCGCACATCTCTGCAATCGCCGAGGCCGTGCGCGAGCTTCCGCCGCGCAAGCGCCCCGATGTGCCACCCGTTTCGCGCTTCTCCGGTTTGGAGCCTGTCCGCGTGACGGCGGAGTCGAACCTGATCATGGTCGGCGAGCGCACGAACATCACAGGCTCGCCGAAGTTCGCTCGCCTGATCCGCGAAGGCGATCTGGACGGTGCGTTGGCGGTTGCTCAGCAGCAGGTCGATAACGGCGCGCAGATCATCGACATCAACATGGACGAGGGCCTGATCGATTCGGAAGCCACAATGGTGCGCTTCTTGAATCTGCTGGCGGCGGAGCCCGACATCTCGCGCGTTCCGATCATGGTAGACAGCTCGCGCTGGAGCGTCATCACCGCTGCGCTGCGTTGTATCCAGGGCAAGGCGATCGTCAATTCGATCAGCCTCAAGGAAGGCGAGGAGAAGTTCCTCGAGCACGCGCGCGAGATTCATCGCTTCGGTGCAGGCGTTGTCGTGATGGCGTTCGACGAGCAGGGTCAGGCGGATACGGCCGAACGCAAAGTCGAAATCAGCGAGCGCGCCTACAAGTTGCTCGTCGAGAAGGCCGGCTTCGATCCCACGGACATCATCTTCGATCCGAATGTGCTGACGGTCGGGACGGGCATCGAGGAGCACAACAACTACGCCGTGGCGTTCATCGAAGCGACACGCGAGCTGAAGAAGCGTTGCCCCGGCGCGAAGGTCAGCGGCGGCATCAGCAACATCTCGTTCTCCTTCCGCGGCAATCGCCCCGTTCGCGAAGCGATGCACTCCGCGTTCCTGTTCCACGCCATCAAGGCGGGGCTCGACATGGCTATCGTGAACGCCGGCATGGTCGAGGTCTACGAAGAGATTCCGAAGGATCGCCTGGAACTGGTCGAAGATGTTCTTCTCAATCGCCGGGAGGATGCCACCGAGCGCCTGATCGAGTACGCTGAGACCGTGAAGGGTGAGAAGAAGGACGACGCCAAAACCGCCGCTGCGTGGCGCGATGGCACGGTTGAGGAGCGTCTTTCGCATGCTCTGATCAAGGGCATTGTCGAGTTCATCGATGAGGACGTTGAAGAAGCGCGCCAGAAGTTCGACCGCCCGCTCGAAGTGATCGAAGGGCCGTTGATGGACGGCATGAACGTCGTCGGCGACTTGTTCGGCAGCGGCAAAATGTTCCTGCCTCAGGTCGTGAAGAGCGCGCGCGTGATGAAGAAGGCCGTCGCCTGCCTTCTGCCCTACATGGAGAAGGAGAAGGAAGAACGCGGCATCACGAAGGGCGCGGCGAAGGTGCTGCTCGCGACCGTCAAAGGCGACGTCCACGACATCGGCAAGAATATCGTCGGCGTGGTTCTCGGATGTAATGGTTACGACATCATCGATCTCGGCGTCATGGTGCCGACGGACAGAATCCTTCGCGAAGCCCGCGAGCAGGACGTCGACATCATCGGCCTGAGCGGCCTGATCACACCATCGCTCGACGAGATGGTTCACGTCGCGAAGGAGATGGAGCGCGAAGGTTTCAAGGTTCCGCTGCTGATCGGCGGTGCCACGACGAGCCGCATCCACACTGCCGTCAAGATCGCCCCGCAGTACAGCGCTCCCGTCGTGCATGTGCTCGATGCATCCCGCGCAGTCGGCGTGGTGCAGGGTTTGCTCGACGAAAAAGGTGGGACGGAGTACGCACGCCAGGTTGCCGAAGATCAGCAGACGTTGCGCGATCACCATCGCAGCAAGCAGGGCGAGGCGAAGCTCGTTTCGCTCGAGCAGGCCCGCGCGAATAAGCCGACGTTCGACTGGTCCAGCGCAAAGATCGACGAGCCAGAATTCCTGGGCCCAAAGCTGTACGATGTCGCGATCGAAGACCTCGTGCCGTTCATTGATTGGACGCCATTCTTCCATGCGTGGGAGCTCAAGGGCGTGTACCCGAAGATTCTCGATCACCCGAAGTACGGCGAGCGTGCCCGCGAGCTGCAGCGCGATGCACAGAAGATGCTCGAGGATTTCATCACCAACAAATCGCTGACCGCGCGTGGCGTGCTCGGACTCTTCGCTGCCAACTCCGATGGTGACGATGTTGTCATCTACGAGGGCGAAACGCCTGTGAAGATACTGAACTTCCTGCGCCAGCAGGCGGAAAAGGATTCCGCCAAGTCGCATCTATGCCTAGCGGATTACATTGCTCCGCGCGACACGAAACGGCGCGACACAATTGGGGCTTTCGCAGTCACGGCAGGTGTTGGAGTGAAGGAACTGTGCGCCGTTTACGACGCCGATCACGATGACTACCATTCAATCATGGTCAAGGTTCTCGCTGATCGTCTCGCGGAAGCATTTGCGGAGTACATCCACAAGCAGGCTCGCGATGCGTGGGGATTCGGCAAGGCGGAGAACTTCACGAACGACGATCTGATTGCAGAGAAGTATCGCGGCATTCGCCCGGCGCCGGGCTACCCGTCATGTCCGGATCATACGGAGAAGGCGAAGCTCTTCGAGTTGCTTGACGCGGAGAGAATCGGAGCGAACCTGACCGAGTCGTTCATGATGGATCCAGGCGCTTCGGTTTGCGGATACATGTTCGCGCACCCCGAGGCACGTTATTTCGATGTGCGCCCGATCGATCGCGATCAGGCCGCCGACTACGCGCAACGCAAGGGCGAGTCGGCGGAGTACGTCGAGCAATGGTTGGCGTCGGAGTTGTCGTACGATCCGTCGTAAGCGAATGGAAGGTCAGGAGAACGCGCGCTCGCACGCTTCGCACAGCGCGTGCAGGATCAGCGTGTGGACCTCCTGAATGCGTTCCGTGCGACTGTCCGGAACAACAAGTGCCACATCGACGAGGTCCTTGGCGCGCCCACCGGTCTTTCCGGCGATGGCAATCGTGCGAAGGCGGGCTGCGCGCGCACGCTCGAAGGCGCGATTGATGTTCTCGGAATTGCCGCTCGTGGTGAATCCGACCAGAAGATCTCCTTCACGCCCGAGCCCTTCGACCTGGCGCGAGAAAATCTCCTCGAATCCATAGTCATTCGCGATGCACGTCAGATTCGACGCATCGCCGGCCAGATTGATCGCCGCCAACGACGGACGATCGCCGCGATAACGCCCGACCAGTTCCTCGGCCAAGTGCGCGGCATCGGTCGTGCTGCCACCGTTTCCGCAGGTCAACACCTTGCCGCCGGCTTTCAGCGTTTCGACCAGAAGATCCGCGGCCGCTTCGATCCCTGCCAGTAATTCCGGATCGGCAACCACGCGACCCGCCAGGCTCATCAACGCGGCGGCTTGCGATTCGACGCTCGGCCCGCGGTGCGCATCTTCGCGCCACCCGGCCTGAAGTGCAGCGGCCATCGCGGCAACATCGCCGAGATGCTCGCCCAGTCCCGCAGGCGCGATGTGGCAACGTTTCGCAAGATGCCGCAATCCCTCGCGATGCGCCACGGCGCGAATCGGCTCCAGCAAGAGATCGCCCGCGTGAACGCCGATCGTCCCAAGGGCAATCGCCTCGAGACCGAACAGGTCGATCAGGCGCGCGCACTGGCGTCCGACCTGCTCTGCCAACGCCGTAAGCAACTCGCGCGCATCGGCATTGCCACTGCGTGCTGCGTTTGCCAGGTCGGCCATCGTCGTGCCCGCCGGGAATTTGCCAGACGCGACGGCCTGCATCGCCACGCCAGTACCACTGGCCAAACCTTCCAGGCTGCCGGCCTTGCCAAACAACTCGGGTCCATCCTCGGCCACGCGCCAATGCCCGACCTCGCCGGGAATCGCTAGCACTTGCCCATCGATGACCACGCCGCATCCGAACCCCGTTGCGAACGTCAGAAAGGCCAATCGGTGCATGTGCGAGTCGCGGCCGATTCCGTAGCGCCACTCGGCGTAGGCGCCTGCGCGGGCGTCGTGCATGATGTGGACGGGCAGGCTGAACGCCTCCTCCAGCTTTTCGCGCAGCGCCAGCCCATGCCACGCTGGAAGATGCGGCGGAACGAGGAGATGGCCGGTTGCCTCATCCATCGGTCCGCCGATGGAGACGCTTACGGCGGTTGGGGGGGAATGCTCCGCGGCGAGCGCATCGGCCTCGCGGCGCACGTCGGCGAGGAATTCATCGAACGGCCGATCGGGGCAGGTGAGGAACTCGCGGCGCGCCAGGACAGCGGCGCCGTCGGTGCCGAGAATCACGGCTGTCTTGGTTCCTCCGATGTCTAACGCCAGCAAGCTCATGGTTCGCCGCCTTGCCTCAGAATGGCAAAGATTGTCCGTGGCACCGGCCAACGGTGTCAATTGCGGCAGTCGACAGGCCCGAAGCGCTCCAATGACGAGAACAGGTGGTTTTCTTGGGTTGCCATGGCGCCGTAACCTCGGAAGCCTCTCCCTCCCAGGGGAAAACCAGATCGGGGAGCTGCAATTCGCGATGGCGAAGAATACCCGCAAACAGCGGGGCGGGAGGTCGAAGGCGACCGCACCGTCCCCTCCGGAGGAACGTCGCCAGGAGGGGGCGCAGACGGATGTCGATACAAAGACCTGGTCCCAGCGCCTGAGGGACCCGTGGTACGTTGGCGCCAATCGGTGGTTCTTTTGGGCGATCCTTGCTCTGATTCTTGTGATGGGATTAGTGCGGTGGCAGACGAACGCGAGCCGCAGCTACTGGATCGACGAAATCCACTCCATCCGCAAAGGCCAACTCGCCGTCGAGGCCGAGGGCCTGGAAGATCTTGGTGAGAAATACCACCAAGGCTTCTTTGCGACGATCGGCCCATTGATCGGCGATGGTAGCAGCGAGCGCCAGGCCCGAACGCCGGCCGTCGTGGCCATCATGCTCGGGATCGGCTTCATGGCGATTCTGGGCGGCCTGCTCGGCGGTCGGTGGATGGCACTTTCTGCCACGATCGTCGGCGTGATTGCACCGCGCGCCCTCTATCACTCGGGCGAGATTCGTTACTACGCGTTCCTCTTCATGTTGGGCGCGCTTGGGTTGTTGCTGCTCGAGCTCTGCCATCGTCGCAAAGGAGCATGGGCACTTCCACTTGGTGGCCTGACGGCGATCTATGCCTACACGATTCACCCCGCCAGCGGCCCGTTCATGATGATGATTGGCCTCGCGGCCTTTGGGTTTGTCGCTTGGGATTTTGCCACGTCGATTCGCCCCGCCTTTCAGAACAAGAAGCGGAACCCGGCGACCATGATTCGCGCGGTCTGGCTCGGTTTCATGATCGCAACCGCCGTCGCTGCACCTGTTGTGATGTTCTCCAAGGTCGCTGAAATCTGGAATGCCCATTTCGGCGCAGTGCTTTCGGGCAAGGCGACTCACGCACCGAACATGAAGTTCACGTGGGACTTCCTCAGCCGCACATTCACTCATCTGTATTTCTCCATTCCTAAGCGCTCATTCGGGACCGAGGTCATCAATTTCCTCTGGTTCGGTGGACTGATCGTTGGACCGTTACTGATGTTCCGCCGGAGTCGAGTGCTGGCGCTGTTCATTCCCATCTCCTTCGTGCTCTACTTCGCGACTTTCTTCTTTGTTCCCGCGGAGATCGGAATGGCCGCGAAGTACATGATGGCCGCTGTGCCGGGACTGCTTCTGCTGATTGCAACGGTGCCGCCGGAGATCGGGCGCCTTGTGGCGACGAAGTCTCCACGCGCCGGGGCATGGACGTTTGGTGTTTTGATGTTCGGTTGGATCGCGCTGAATGCACAGCCGGCGTACCTGATGATTGTGAAGGATGTCTCAAACTATCGACAGACAATCGAGGTCGCCGAGTCCTACACGCAGGACACCGCGCCCCCGACGATCTTCGCCAGCAGCATCCTGTTGCTTGGCCTGGATTACTATCGCCAGCGATTGCCATTGGAAAGACGCCCAATCGTGCGCAACGCTGCTGGTGCGGGGGTACCGGGAATTCTGCAGGGACTGGCAAGCGAACGTGGAATCATGTTCGCAATGATCAATGAAACGGCGTCCTACAGGGGACGCTTCATCGAGGCGATCGAACCGTACATGAAGGAGGTCAAGGAGCTGGACTCGCCGGTGGCGCCCAGCTACTCCGTTCACATCTGGAGACCGCGACTCGATCTGATCGCCGTCCCTGGCCGTATTCTCAAGTTGGATCGCGATGCTATCGAGCAATTGACCGGCGAAGGACTCGATTTTCTGACGCCTGGGCCCGGCGGCTGGCGTCTCAAAGGTGCTCCCGAAAACTCGA comes from the bacterium genome and includes:
- a CDS encoding ROK family protein, producing MSLLALDIGGTKTAVILGTDGAAVLARREFLTCPDRPFDEFLADVRREADALAAEHSPPTAVSVSIGGPMDEATGHLLVPPHLPAWHGLALREKLEEAFSLPVHIMHDARAGAYAEWRYGIGRDSHMHRLAFLTFATGFGCGVVIDGQVLAIPGEVGHWRVAEDGPELFGKAGSLEGLASGTGVAMQAVASGKFPAGTTMADLANAARSGNADARELLTALAEQVGRQCARLIDLFGLEAIALGTIGVHAGDLLLEPIRAVAHREGLRHLAKRCHIAPAGLGEHLGDVAAMAAALQAGWREDAHRGPSVESQAAALMSLAGRVVADPELLAGIEAAADLLVETLKAGGKVLTCGNGGSTTDAAHLAEELVGRYRGDRPSLAAINLAGDASNLTCIANDYGFEEIFSRQVEGLGREGDLLVGFTTSGNSENINRAFERARAARLRTIAIAGKTGGRAKDLVDVALVVPDSRTERIQEVHTLILHALCEACERAFS
- the metH gene encoding methionine synthase, whose translation is MADQNRPTNLTLEQALKRRILVLDGAMGTMIQRYKLQEEDFRSDRFPDHAKDLKGNNDLLTLTRPDVIEAIHREYLDAGADIIETNTFSATRISQADYDLEEICYELNLEAARLGRRVVDAKTAETPDRPRYLLGSIGPTNRTASLSPDVNDPGYRAVTFDQLVEAYAEQTRGLIEGGVDALLVETIFDTLNAKAALYAIETVFEERGARLPVMISVTITDRSGRTLSGQTLEAFWISIERFNPLSVGINCALGAEDMRPYLEELSAIATCYTSCYPNAGLPNEFGEYDDTPANMARVLGGFAGSGWLNLIGGCCGTSPAHISAIAEAVRELPPRKRPDVPPVSRFSGLEPVRVTAESNLIMVGERTNITGSPKFARLIREGDLDGALAVAQQQVDNGAQIIDINMDEGLIDSEATMVRFLNLLAAEPDISRVPIMVDSSRWSVITAALRCIQGKAIVNSISLKEGEEKFLEHAREIHRFGAGVVVMAFDEQGQADTAERKVEISERAYKLLVEKAGFDPTDIIFDPNVLTVGTGIEEHNNYAVAFIEATRELKKRCPGAKVSGGISNISFSFRGNRPVREAMHSAFLFHAIKAGLDMAIVNAGMVEVYEEIPKDRLELVEDVLLNRREDATERLIEYAETVKGEKKDDAKTAAAWRDGTVEERLSHALIKGIVEFIDEDVEEARQKFDRPLEVIEGPLMDGMNVVGDLFGSGKMFLPQVVKSARVMKKAVACLLPYMEKEKEERGITKGAAKVLLATVKGDVHDIGKNIVGVVLGCNGYDIIDLGVMVPTDRILREAREQDVDIIGLSGLITPSLDEMVHVAKEMEREGFKVPLLIGGATTSRIHTAVKIAPQYSAPVVHVLDASRAVGVVQGLLDEKGGTEYARQVAEDQQTLRDHHRSKQGEAKLVSLEQARANKPTFDWSSAKIDEPEFLGPKLYDVAIEDLVPFIDWTPFFHAWELKGVYPKILDHPKYGERARELQRDAQKMLEDFITNKSLTARGVLGLFAANSDGDDVVIYEGETPVKILNFLRQQAEKDSAKSHLCLADYIAPRDTKRRDTIGAFAVTAGVGVKELCAVYDADHDDYHSIMVKVLADRLAEAFAEYIHKQARDAWGFGKAENFTNDDLIAEKYRGIRPAPGYPSCPDHTEKAKLFELLDAERIGANLTESFMMDPGASVCGYMFAHPEARYFDVRPIDRDQAADYAQRKGESAEYVEQWLASELSYDPS